One window of the Brevinematales bacterium genome contains the following:
- a CDS encoding ABC transporter ATP-binding protein — protein MINVKGLNFTYPGAPAETLHSLDFQIEPGEIFGFLGPSGAGKSTTQKIIIGILKGFTGSVEVDGKSLADIGPDFYENIGVSFELPNLFGKLTGLENLRFFRSLYSRSTEDPEKLLESLALMDDKNTRVSSYSKGMKMRLNFARSLLNNPDILFLDEPTSGLDPVNARRIKDIILEKKAAGKTIFLTTHNMTDADELCDRVAFIVDGKISIADSPRELKIRMGRKTIRVEYRANDAIESREFDFDGIGANPEFLGILKNKKIETIHSQEASLADIFIKVTGRDLASEAAQ, from the coding sequence ATGATAAACGTCAAAGGACTCAACTTTACCTACCCGGGCGCCCCCGCCGAAACACTGCACAGTCTCGATTTCCAGATCGAGCCGGGCGAAATTTTCGGCTTCCTCGGGCCGTCGGGCGCCGGGAAATCCACCACCCAGAAAATCATCATCGGTATCCTGAAGGGGTTCACGGGCTCGGTGGAGGTCGACGGAAAAAGCCTCGCGGATATCGGACCCGACTTCTACGAAAATATCGGCGTATCGTTCGAACTGCCCAACCTCTTCGGGAAGCTCACCGGCCTCGAAAACCTGCGCTTCTTCCGCTCCCTCTACTCCCGCAGTACCGAGGATCCTGAGAAACTCCTCGAATCGCTCGCGCTCATGGACGATAAGAACACCCGCGTGTCAAGTTATTCCAAGGGCATGAAGATGCGTCTCAATTTCGCGCGCTCGCTCCTCAATAACCCCGACATCCTTTTCCTCGACGAGCCGACATCGGGACTCGACCCGGTCAACGCCCGCCGTATCAAGGATATCATTCTCGAGAAAAAAGCCGCCGGGAAGACTATCTTCCTGACCACCCATAATATGACCGACGCCGACGAACTCTGCGACCGGGTCGCGTTTATTGTCGACGGGAAAATCTCGATAGCGGACTCCCCGCGCGAGCTGAAAATCCGTATGGGGCGTAAGACTATCCGGGTGGAGTACCGCGCGAACGATGCGATCGAGTCCCGCGAGTTCGATTTTGACGGGATCGGGGCTAACCCGGAATTCCTCGGCATCCTGAAGAATAAAAAGATCGAGACCATCCACTCGCAGGAAGCGTCGCTCGCGGATATTTTTATCAAAGTCACCGGCCGCGATCTCGCCTCGGAGGCCGCGCAATGA